A window of the Kosakonia radicincitans DSM 16656 genome harbors these coding sequences:
- a CDS encoding diguanylate cyclase — protein MYRKTCQIDTILADLNYSVDAHYDWLVNMFSCVVNNAFEQPDIIYPCAHKHCRVGTWLHHHQPMGEEESSCIQSISEAHMRMHDSGRQMMLAIQNKTVTAEHFTDFKQHLALFSSAVTTYKSYLLNMRSGIDILTGLPGRRMLDETFVQQLIRAPEQNIYLLLLDIDRFKNINDTYGHLIGDSVLRGLAQLLRDGIRDDDNAYRYGGEEFIILLRAPSDKDACLTGLRLCNTIADTTLNCDDQALHITVTVGLTKVQAKESLDEAAKRADAAMYRGKQTGRNRCMFMDEWGEIHHFVG, from the coding sequence ATGTACCGTAAAACTTGCCAGATTGACACTATTCTGGCCGATCTTAATTATTCTGTTGATGCCCATTATGACTGGCTGGTGAATATGTTTTCCTGTGTGGTAAATAATGCCTTTGAACAGCCAGATATTATTTATCCGTGCGCGCATAAACACTGTCGTGTTGGAACCTGGCTGCATCATCACCAACCGATGGGAGAGGAGGAATCTTCATGTATTCAGTCAATTAGCGAGGCACATATGCGCATGCATGACAGTGGTCGCCAGATGATGCTCGCCATCCAGAATAAAACCGTGACGGCCGAACATTTCACCGACTTTAAACAGCATCTGGCTCTGTTTTCCAGCGCGGTGACAACCTATAAAAGTTATTTATTAAATATGCGCAGCGGGATCGATATTCTCACCGGCTTGCCAGGCAGAAGAATGCTGGATGAAACATTTGTACAGCAATTAATACGCGCCCCGGAACAAAATATTTACCTGTTATTACTGGATATCGATCGCTTTAAAAATATTAACGATACTTACGGCCATCTGATTGGCGATAGCGTATTGCGCGGTCTCGCTCAGCTATTACGCGACGGCATCCGCGATGACGATAATGCGTACCGCTATGGCGGTGAGGAATTTATCATTTTGCTACGTGCTCCTTCGGATAAAGATGCCTGTCTGACCGGGCTGCGGCTGTGCAATACCATTGCCGACACCACCCTGAATTGTGACGATCAAGCACTGCATATTACGGTCACTGTTGGGTTAACCAAAGTCCAGGCCAAAGAGTCACTGGACGAGGCGGCAAAACGTGCCGATGCGGCGATGTATCGCGGTAAGCAGACCGGGCGCAACCGCTGCATGTTTATGGATGAGTGGGGCGAGATCCACCATTTCGTCGGTTGA
- the yedF gene encoding sulfurtransferase-like selenium metabolism protein YedF, protein MNIVPDYRLDMSGEPCPYPAVATLEAMPQLKKGEILEVVSDCPQSINNIPLDARNHGYTVLDIQQDGPTIRYLIQK, encoded by the coding sequence ATGAACATTGTGCCCGATTACCGCCTCGATATGAGCGGTGAACCCTGCCCTTATCCGGCGGTAGCCACGCTCGAAGCGATGCCACAACTCAAAAAAGGGGAGATTCTGGAGGTGGTGAGCGACTGCCCGCAGTCAATCAATAACATTCCGCTGGATGCCCGCAACCACGGTTATACCGTGCTGGATATCCAGCAGGATGGCCCGACCATCCGCTACTTGATTCAGAAGTAA
- a CDS encoding flagellin, with product MAVINTNTLSLTTQNNLTKSQASLGTAIERLSSGLRINSAKDDAAGQAIANRFTSNINGLTVAARNANDGISLSQTAEGALSEINNNLQRIRDLTVQAQNSSNSASDIDSIQAEVNQRMEEVNRVTTQTDFNGIKVLNTGSGTSSYNFQVGAKDGETISISLDSSDSYNLFNATGATASTGGVVNGNARATAAEGFDVLSGTVDATGGTNGGPLADIDAAIKAVDSQRSLLGASQNRFESTITNLNNTVSNLTSARSRIQDSDYATEVSNMSRAQILQQAGSSVLAQANQVPQTMLSLLR from the coding sequence ATGGCTGTTATTAATACTAACACCCTGTCGCTGACTACTCAGAATAACCTGACCAAATCTCAGGCTTCTCTGGGTACTGCGATCGAGCGTCTCTCTTCCGGCTTGCGTATCAACAGCGCGAAAGACGATGCTGCTGGCCAGGCGATTGCTAACCGCTTTACTTCCAACATCAACGGCCTGACCGTTGCTGCCCGTAACGCCAACGACGGTATCTCCCTGTCGCAGACGGCTGAAGGCGCGTTGAGCGAAATCAACAACAACTTACAGCGTATCCGTGACCTGACCGTTCAGGCGCAGAACAGCTCCAACTCTGCTTCTGACATCGACTCCATCCAGGCTGAAGTTAACCAGCGTATGGAAGAAGTTAACCGTGTTACCACCCAGACCGACTTCAACGGCATCAAAGTGCTGAACACCGGTTCCGGTACCAGCAGCTACAACTTCCAGGTTGGCGCAAAAGACGGCGAAACTATCTCCATCAGCCTGGATTCTTCAGATTCCTACAACCTGTTCAACGCGACAGGCGCAACAGCGTCTACCGGTGGCGTGGTTAACGGCAACGCACGTGCGACTGCGGCTGAAGGTTTCGACGTACTGAGCGGTACTGTTGATGCCACTGGCGGCACCAACGGCGGCCCGCTGGCAGATATCGATGCGGCAATCAAAGCGGTTGACTCCCAGCGCAGCCTGCTGGGTGCGTCCCAGAACCGTTTCGAATCCACCATCACCAACCTGAACAACACCGTGAGCAACCTGACGTCTGCTCGTAGCCGTATTCAGGACTCCGATTACGCGACCGAAGTATCGAACATGTCCCGCGCGCAGATCCTGCAGCAGGCTGGTTCTTCCGTACTGGCTCAGGCCAACCAGGTTCCGCAGACCATGCTGTCCCTGCTGCGTTAA
- the yedE gene encoding selenium metabolism membrane protein YedE/FdhT, which yields MSWQSFKERFLIRFWSPIPAVIAAGILSTYYFGITGTFWAVTGEFTRWGGQLLQLAGVHTEEWGYFKLIHLDGTPLTRIDGMMIIGMFGGCFAAALWANNVKLRFPHSRIRIAQAIAGGIIAGFGARLAMGCNLAAFFTGIPQFSLHAWFFAVATAIGSWFGARFTLLPMFRIAVKMQKVSAASPLTQKPEQAKRRFRIGMLVFIGMVGWALLTAMNQPKLGLAMLFGVGFGLLIERAQICFTSAFRDMWITGRTMMAKAIIFGMAASAIGIFSYVQLGMEPKIMWAGPNAVLGGLLFGFGIVLAGGCETGWMYRAVEGQVHYWWVGLGNVIGSTILAWFWDDLSPSLATHWDKINLLNTFGPLGGLLVTYALLLAALLFVIGWEKHFFRRKTPAPVKETA from the coding sequence ATGTCATGGCAATCCTTTAAGGAGCGTTTCCTGATTCGCTTCTGGTCCCCGATTCCGGCCGTTATCGCCGCCGGTATTCTCTCCACCTACTATTTCGGCATCACTGGCACTTTCTGGGCGGTGACGGGCGAATTCACCCGCTGGGGCGGCCAGTTGTTGCAACTGGCGGGCGTTCATACAGAAGAGTGGGGATACTTCAAATTGATCCATCTGGACGGCACGCCGCTGACGCGTATTGATGGCATGATGATCATCGGTATGTTTGGCGGCTGTTTTGCCGCCGCGCTGTGGGCGAATAACGTCAAGCTACGTTTTCCGCACAGTCGCATTCGCATCGCCCAGGCCATTGCTGGCGGCATTATTGCCGGTTTCGGCGCCCGGCTGGCGATGGGCTGTAACCTTGCCGCCTTCTTCACTGGCATTCCACAATTTTCGCTGCATGCCTGGTTCTTTGCCGTTGCCACGGCGATTGGCTCATGGTTCGGCGCGCGCTTTACGCTGCTGCCCATGTTCCGCATTGCGGTAAAGATGCAGAAAGTTTCTGCCGCTTCACCGCTGACACAAAAACCGGAGCAGGCAAAACGCCGCTTCCGCATCGGTATGCTGGTGTTTATCGGCATGGTGGGCTGGGCGCTGCTGACGGCGATGAATCAGCCGAAACTGGGGCTGGCGATGCTGTTTGGTGTCGGTTTTGGTTTACTGATTGAGCGGGCGCAAATCTGCTTCACCTCCGCATTCCGCGATATGTGGATCACCGGGCGTACCATGATGGCAAAAGCGATTATTTTTGGTATGGCGGCGAGCGCGATCGGCATCTTCAGCTATGTGCAACTGGGGATGGAACCCAAAATCATGTGGGCCGGGCCGAATGCGGTACTCGGCGGGCTGCTGTTTGGCTTCGGGATTGTGCTGGCAGGCGGTTGTGAAACCGGCTGGATGTACCGCGCAGTCGAAGGTCAGGTGCATTACTGGTGGGTCGGGCTGGGCAACGTTATCGGCTCGACGATCCTGGCCTGGTTCTGGGATGACTTATCCCCTTCCCTCGCCACCCACTGGGATAAAATCAACTTGCTGAACACCTTTGGCCCGCTCGGCGGCCTGCTGGTGACCTATGCGTTGTTACTGGCCGCGCTGCTGTTTGTCATTGGCTGGGAAAAACATTTCTTTCGCCGCAAAACACCGGCGCCCGTGAAGGAGACTGCATGA
- a CDS encoding flagellin, protein MAVINTNTLSLTTQNNLTKSQASLGTAIERLSSGLRINSAKDDAAGQAIANRFTSNINGLTVAARNANDGISLSQTAEGALSEINNNLQRIRDLTVQAQNSSNSASDIDSIQAEVNQRMEEVNRVTTQTDFNGIKVLNTGSGTSSYNFQVGAKDGETISISLDSSDSYNLYNATGATFQTTGQTINGTARATAAEGFDVLSGTVTSGGTVDGSPLADIDAAIKAVDSQRSLLGASQNRFESTITNLNNTVSNLTSARSRIQDSDYATEVSNMSRAQILQQAGSSVLAQANQVPQTMLSLLR, encoded by the coding sequence ATGGCTGTTATTAATACTAACACCCTGTCGCTGACGACTCAGAATAACCTGACTAAGTCTCAGGCTTCCCTGGGTACTGCGATCGAGCGTCTCTCTTCCGGTCTGCGTATCAACAGCGCGAAAGACGACGCTGCTGGCCAGGCGATTGCTAACCGCTTTACTTCCAACATCAACGGTCTGACCGTTGCTGCCCGTAACGCCAACGACGGTATCTCCCTGTCGCAGACGGCTGAAGGCGCGTTGAGCGAAATCAACAACAACTTACAGCGTATCCGTGACCTGACCGTTCAGGCGCAGAACAGCTCCAACTCTGCTTCTGACATCGACTCCATCCAGGCTGAAGTTAACCAGCGTATGGAAGAAGTTAACCGCGTTACCACCCAGACCGACTTCAACGGCATCAAAGTGCTGAACACCGGTTCCGGTACCAGCAGCTACAACTTCCAGGTTGGCGCAAAAGACGGCGAAACCATCTCCATCAGCCTGGATTCTTCGGATTCCTACAACCTGTACAACGCCACTGGCGCAACCTTCCAGACCACCGGTCAGACCATCAACGGTACTGCACGTGCGACTGCGGCTGAAGGTTTCGACGTACTGAGCGGTACCGTAACCTCCGGTGGTACTGTTGACGGTAGCCCGCTGGCAGATATCGATGCGGCAATCAAAGCGGTTGACTCCCAGCGCAGCCTGCTGGGTGCGTCCCAGAACCGTTTCGAATCCACCATCACCAACCTGAACAACACCGTGAGCAACCTGACGTCTGCTCGTAGCCGTATTCAGGACTCCGATTACGCGACCGAAGTATCGAACATGTCCCGCGCGCAGATCCTGCAGCAGGCTGGTTCTTCCGTACTGGCTCAGGCCAACCAGGTTCCGCAGACCATGCTGTCCCTGCTGCGTTAA
- the fliE gene encoding flagellar hook-basal body complex protein FliE — protein MAIQGIESVISQLQATAGVARNQSVESEPTISFAGQLHAALDRISDTQNAARVQAEKFTLGEPGVALNDVMTDLQKSSISLQMGVQVRNKLVSAYQDIMNMQV, from the coding sequence ATGGCTATACAGGGCATTGAAAGCGTCATCAGCCAGTTGCAGGCAACTGCCGGCGTTGCGCGCAATCAGAGCGTGGAGAGCGAACCGACAATCAGCTTTGCCGGGCAACTGCATGCTGCGCTGGATCGCATCAGCGACACGCAAAACGCAGCACGTGTGCAGGCAGAGAAATTCACACTCGGCGAACCGGGCGTGGCGTTGAATGACGTGATGACCGATCTGCAAAAATCGTCCATTTCGTTGCAAATGGGCGTTCAGGTGCGTAATAAACTGGTGTCTGCTTATCAGGACATCATGAATATGCAGGTTTAG
- the fliT gene encoding flagella biosynthesis regulatory protein FliT translates to MEANLGLLHHYQQLLVASRTMLNLAKEGRWDELIEHEVKYINAVEKLAQFQDAGEIAPQLQAQIRPLLKQILDNEVVLKELLNERMDELRTLVRQTSRQHNLHSTYGRLSGNILFPNEI, encoded by the coding sequence ATGGAAGCAAATCTCGGGTTGCTCCACCACTATCAGCAGCTGTTGGTCGCCAGCCGCACCATGCTTAACCTCGCGAAGGAAGGGCGTTGGGACGAACTCATCGAACATGAAGTGAAGTACATTAACGCTGTGGAGAAGTTAGCACAGTTCCAGGATGCCGGAGAAATTGCGCCTCAGTTGCAGGCGCAAATTCGGCCGCTGCTGAAGCAAATTCTGGATAACGAAGTTGTGCTGAAAGAACTGTTAAACGAACGAATGGATGAACTGCGGACATTGGTTAGACAGACATCTCGACAACATAACCTGCATTCGACATATGGACGCCTCTCTGGAAATATACTCTTCCCGAATGAGATCTAA
- the fliD gene encoding flagellar filament capping protein FliD gives MASISSLGAGTSLDLNTLYDNLQTAEQTKLTPITTQQTSYKAKLTAWGVVQTSLTKLQTAANALKDTSSIASTKVSSTNTAFTATLANDAAAGTYSVEVSSLAASQSLLSPKVASKDTDLGDSSLSSRTITITQPGQTNPMTVTLNSDQTSLSDIRDAINKQQGSVTASIIKADDNSYYLALTSRDSGTANQMTITTNDTQLAQYISYDSTNTSSASNVMTQQVAASDAKLKINGIEITRSSNTITDAPEGVTLTLNKTNVGSPETLTVTKDNQPMTDAIQAFVDAYNSLQTTIANQTKYTAVDQGSDSQDSSNGDLLGDGTLRNIQTRLRSMLSSSQSDGGSFSILSQLGVTQDTTGKLTVDSTKLNKALNEKSADVISFLSGDGKTTGFATQASNLLDDFLGTDGTVQNATDGINKTLKQLSDQYDQVNDQITATMARYKTQFTSLSQLVSSLTTTGNYLTQQFNAMSA, from the coding sequence ATGGCAAGTATTAGTTCGCTCGGCGCAGGCACAAGCTTGGATCTGAACACGTTGTATGACAATTTGCAGACAGCTGAACAAACAAAGCTGACGCCAATTACCACTCAGCAGACTTCGTATAAAGCCAAGCTGACAGCCTGGGGAGTGGTGCAAACCTCCCTGACTAAGCTGCAAACTGCTGCTAATGCGCTGAAAGATACGTCAAGCATCGCATCGACAAAAGTATCCAGCACTAACACCGCGTTCACTGCTACGCTGGCCAATGATGCCGCGGCGGGAACTTACTCGGTCGAGGTGTCTTCGCTGGCAGCTTCTCAATCTCTGCTCAGCCCGAAAGTGGCCAGCAAAGATACTGATTTAGGCGACAGCAGCCTGAGTTCTCGTACCATTACGATCACTCAGCCTGGGCAAACGAATCCGATGACCGTGACGCTGAACAGCGATCAAACCAGTCTGTCGGACATTCGCGATGCCATTAACAAACAGCAAGGCAGCGTAACTGCGAGCATTATTAAAGCAGATGACAACAGCTATTACCTGGCACTGACTTCACGTGACAGCGGTACGGCTAACCAGATGACGATCACCACGAATGATACGCAACTGGCACAGTACATCAGCTATGACTCGACGAATACCAGCAGCGCGAGCAACGTGATGACACAGCAGGTTGCTGCGTCTGATGCGAAGCTGAAAATTAACGGGATTGAAATTACCCGCAGCAGCAATACGATTACAGATGCGCCGGAAGGTGTCACGCTGACGCTGAATAAAACCAACGTTGGCAGCCCGGAAACGTTGACGGTAACCAAAGACAACCAGCCGATGACCGACGCGATTCAGGCGTTTGTTGATGCCTACAACTCGCTGCAAACGACCATTGCTAACCAGACCAAATATACAGCAGTGGATCAGGGCAGTGATTCGCAGGACAGCTCGAACGGCGACCTGCTGGGCGACGGTACGCTGCGCAACATTCAGACGCGTCTGCGCTCTATGTTGTCGTCCTCTCAGAGTGACGGAGGAAGCTTCTCCATTCTGTCGCAATTGGGTGTGACTCAGGATACGACCGGTAAGCTGACCGTTGACAGCACCAAACTTAATAAAGCGTTGAATGAAAAGTCAGCGGACGTGATCTCTTTCTTGTCCGGCGACGGTAAAACCACCGGCTTCGCCACGCAGGCAAGCAACCTGCTGGACGATTTTTTAGGTACCGATGGTACCGTGCAGAATGCGACCGACGGGATCAACAAAACCCTGAAACAGCTGTCCGATCAGTATGACCAGGTCAATGATCAGATCACCGCAACCATGGCGCGTTACAAAACACAGTTCACCAGTTTAAGTCAGCTGGTTTCTTCTCTGACGACAACCGGTAACTATTTGACCCAGCAGTTCAATGCTATGAGTGCATAA
- the fliS gene encoding flagellar export chaperone FliS: MYTKSGTQAYAQVGVESAVLSASPHQLVVLLFDGALSAMKKAAILIEQGDIPGKGRALSQAINIITNGLRAGLNHEAGGEISANLDSLYDYMTRRLLQANLHNDLSAIDEVSKLLSNIADAWKEIGPNNQNSRDTY; encoded by the coding sequence ATGTATACGAAATCGGGAACTCAGGCTTATGCCCAGGTCGGCGTGGAAAGCGCCGTTCTGAGTGCCAGCCCACATCAACTCGTGGTGTTGCTTTTTGATGGCGCCTTGAGCGCCATGAAAAAGGCCGCGATCCTGATTGAGCAGGGAGATATTCCCGGTAAAGGACGGGCGCTTTCACAGGCTATAAATATCATTACCAACGGCTTGCGGGCCGGTCTTAATCACGAAGCCGGTGGTGAGATCTCCGCAAATCTGGACAGTCTTTATGACTACATGACACGACGTCTTTTACAGGCAAATCTCCACAATGACCTCTCCGCCATTGATGAAGTATCGAAGTTGTTGAGCAACATCGCTGATGCCTGGAAAGAAATTGGCCCCAATAATCAAAACTCGCGGGACACTTACTAA
- a CDS encoding flagellin → MAVINTNTLSLTTQNNLTKSQASLGTAIERLSSGLRINSAKDDAAGQAIANRFTSNINGLTVAARNANDGISLSQTAEGALSEINNNLQRIRDLTVQAQNSSNSASDIDSIQAEVNQRMEEINRVTTQTDFNGIKVLNTGSGSSSYNFQVGAKDGETISISLSSSDSYNLYNATGATFQTTGQTINGTARATAAEGFDVLSGTVTSGGTVDGSPLADIDAAIKAVDSQRSLLGASQNRFESTITNLNNTVNNLTSARSRIQDSDYATEVSNMSRAQILQQAGSSVLAQANQVPQTMLSLLR, encoded by the coding sequence ATGGCTGTTATTAATACTAACACCCTGTCGCTGACGACTCAGAACAACCTGACCAAATCTCAGGCTTCTCTGGGTACCGCTATCGAGCGTCTCTCTTCCGGTCTGCGTATCAACAGCGCGAAAGATGACGCTGCTGGCCAGGCGATTGCTAACCGCTTTACTTCCAACATCAACGGTCTGACCGTTGCTGCCCGTAACGCCAACGACGGTATCTCCCTGTCGCAGACGGCTGAAGGCGCGTTGAGCGAAATCAACAACAACCTGCAGCGTATCCGTGACCTGACCGTTCAGGCGCAGAACAGCTCCAACTCTGCTTCTGACATCGACTCCATCCAGGCTGAAGTTAACCAGCGTATGGAAGAGATCAACCGTGTTACCACCCAGACCGACTTCAACGGCATCAAAGTGCTGAACACCGGTTCCGGCTCCAGCAGCTACAACTTCCAGGTTGGCGCGAAAGACGGCGAAACCATCTCCATCAGCCTCAGCTCTTCTGATTCCTACAACCTGTACAACGCCACTGGCGCAACCTTCCAGACCACCGGTCAGACCATCAACGGTACTGCCCGTGCCACTGCGGCTGAAGGTTTCGACGTACTGAGCGGTACCGTAACCTCCGGTGGTACTGTTGACGGTAGCCCGCTGGCAGATATCGATGCGGCAATCAAAGCGGTTGACTCCCAGCGCAGCCTGCTGGGTGCGTCCCAGAACCGTTTCGAATCCACCATCACTAACCTGAACAACACCGTGAACAACCTGACGTCTGCCCGCAGCCGTATTCAGGACTCCGATTACGCGACCGAAGTATCGAACATGTCCCGCGCGCAGATCCTGCAGCAGGCCGGTTCTTCTGTTCTGGCTCAGGCCAACCAGGTTCCGCAGACCATGCTGTCCCTGCTGCGTTAA
- the yedD gene encoding lipoprotein YedD has translation MKKRVIIGAALLLSGCVQVDDYNAVVKQPAPSGLAGYWQSAGPQSKLVSPEAIGSLIVTPEGDTLDCRQWQRVIAVPGKLMRDGSTLYNVTQKRDIYPLDHEGNTLEFDGMTLKRVDKPTVECQNALTAAGLDISK, from the coding sequence ATGAAAAAGCGAGTGATTATTGGCGCGGCGCTACTGCTCAGCGGCTGCGTACAGGTGGATGATTACAACGCGGTGGTAAAACAGCCTGCACCGTCAGGTCTGGCGGGTTACTGGCAATCGGCAGGCCCGCAGAGCAAACTGGTCAGCCCGGAAGCAATAGGCAGCCTGATTGTCACGCCCGAAGGGGACACGCTGGATTGCCGTCAGTGGCAGCGGGTCATTGCCGTACCGGGCAAACTGATGCGTGATGGCAGCACGTTATATAACGTGACGCAAAAACGGGATATTTACCCGCTCGACCACGAAGGTAATACACTGGAATTTGATGGCATGACGCTCAAACGCGTCGATAAACCGACGGTTGAGTGCCAGAACGCGCTGACTGCCGCCGGGCTGGACATCAGCAAATAA
- a CDS encoding YnfU family zinc-binding protein, giving the protein MPPRKDSKNNRNFLTKCTCPHCAMQSEHSFTRVQKGSALMCPHCSKIFKQDKPAYA; this is encoded by the coding sequence ATGCCACCACGGAAAGATTCAAAAAACAATCGCAACTTTCTTACCAAATGTACCTGCCCTCACTGCGCTATGCAGTCAGAACATAGCTTCACCCGAGTCCAGAAAGGTTCAGCACTGATGTGCCCCCATTGCAGCAAGATCTTCAAGCAAGACAAACCTGCTTACGCCTGA